Part of the Sulfuriflexus mobilis genome is shown below.
ATTGGCAAGGCGGTCAAAGAACCGGTCTTACCCTTCACTTCACCATTGGTGAGACGCTCAACTTCTTTATCATTAATACGTGCAGCACGTTCTAATAGACGTGAGTGCAGGTAGAAAACATCACCTGGGTAGGCTTCACGACCCGGTGGGCGTTTCAACAACAGAGATACCTGACGGTAGGCCCAGGCCTGCTTGGTCAAATCATCATACACAATCAGTGCATCTTCACCACGGTCACGGAAGTATTCGCCCATGGTACAACCGGAGTAAGGTGCAATGTACTGCAGGGCAGCGGAATCAGAGGCCGGTGCAGCAACGATGATGGTGTGATCCAGGGCGCCATGTTCTTCCAGCTTGCGAACGACGCCAGCAATAGAAGAGGCCTTCTGACCAACTGCAACGTAGACACATTTAACACCGGTGCCTTTCTGGTTGATGATGGCATCAATCGCTACAGCAGTCTTACCTGTCTGGCGGTCACCAATAATCAACTCACGCTGACCACGGCCAATTGGCACCATGGCATCAATGGCCTTCAGACCGGTCTGCACTGGCTGGTCAACTGACTTACGTTCAATAACACCCGGGGCAACCTTCTCAATTGGTGCGGTACCGGCAGCAGCGATGTCGCCTTTACCATCGATAGGATTACCGAGTGAGTCAACAACACGACCCAGCAGACCCTCACCAATTGGCACTTCAAGAATACGACCGGTGCATTTTACCTTGTCACCTTCAGTGATGTGCTTGTATTCACCAAGCACCACGGCGCCGACGGAGTCGCGCTCAAGGTTAAGT
Proteins encoded:
- the atpA gene encoding F0F1 ATP synthase subunit alpha — protein: MQQLNPSEISELIKQRIQKFEASAEARTEGTVVSLTDGIARIHGLDDVMQGEMIEFPGGTFGMALNLERDSVGAVVLGEYKHITEGDKVKCTGRILEVPIGEGLLGRVVDSLGNPIDGKGDIAAAGTAPIEKVAPGVIERKSVDQPVQTGLKAIDAMVPIGRGQRELIIGDRQTGKTAVAIDAIINQKGTGVKCVYVAVGQKASSIAGVVRKLEEHGALDHTIIVAAPASDSAALQYIAPYSGCTMGEYFRDRGEDALIVYDDLTKQAWAYRQVSLLLKRPPGREAYPGDVFYLHSRLLERAARINDKEVERLTNGEVKGKTGSLTALPIIETQAGDVSAFVPTNVISITDGQIFLESDLFNAGIRPAINAGLSVSRVGGAAQTKIIKKLGGSVRLALAQYRELAAFAQFASDLDETTRNQIARGQRVTELMKQAQYSPLSIAEMATSLYAANEGYIDDVDVNKVVDFEAALLSYMNSSQAALIGKINETGDWNDEIEAELKAAIEDFKANHAF